From one Streptococcus pneumoniae genomic stretch:
- a CDS encoding YfhO family protein: MKRIHDILKNHGHYPAAFLIPAIIMTIVYASQGIYWGSSTSPLLGDGFHQYVIFDTALSNILHGSDSLFYTFTSGLGLNFYALSSYYLGSLLSPLVYFFDVHSMPDAVYLFTIIKFGLMGLTSFISLKGIFRNISHPHLLLLSTSYALMSFATSQLEIKTWLDVFIIVPIILLGLHHLMTKQRRVLYFISLSTLFIQNYYFGYMVAIFLALWYLVQLSWDFKQRIKSFLDFFFVSLLAGLTSMVLLLPTFLDLKTHGEKLTKVSTLWSKDAWYLDFFAKNFIGSFDTTKYGSIPMIYVGLIPLIFAILFFFIKRIPFHVKLCYGLLLSILIASFYIEPLDLFWQGMHAPNMFLHRYSFLLSIVIIYMAAESLSRLRELRLWQFLLSLFLLSAGFVATFIFKHHYEFLGLVQFTLTLEFLVAYFLIFLTFFKKSLPKHIFLLASLFFSVFEVGLNTFYQVDGIASEWVFSSRDSYAKNSQDIDKLVNFANKEIKEFFRTEKLEAQTGNDSMKYNYHGISQFSSVRNTAASSTLDKLGFKSSGTNLNLRYQNNSILMDSLFGITYNISEQNPNKYGFTPIETASHLTLFENKNSLPLAVLSNQIYKDVKFDNLTLDNQTKFLNQLAGLDLQYYYRLKPTHSENTKDINGQITVNLDKAKNEHAASASYTINIPENSQVYLTLAHLTFSNSEKESVDITVNNQTMHYSLNNVFPFFNIGYFKERTTATIKITFPENESVSFNTPEFYRINTEHFQEAIDTIKEQDVKVTTTKNTVTAHYQTHRDSSLLFTLPYDKGWTATQDSKQLPIQKAQKGLMKVDVAKGTGTVVLHFIPQGFKIGSICFCSGILLFVIYNKWKNKRYYKQ, encoded by the coding sequence ATGAAAAGAATTCACGACATTCTCAAAAACCATGGACATTACCCTGCTGCTTTTCTCATTCCAGCTATCATCATGACTATTGTCTATGCCAGTCAAGGTATTTACTGGGGGAGTTCGACTTCTCCCTTATTGGGTGACGGTTTTCATCAATACGTGATTTTCGACACTGCCCTTAGCAATATTCTGCATGGTTCTGACAGCCTTTTCTACACCTTTACAAGCGGTTTAGGATTAAATTTCTATGCCTTATCTAGTTATTATCTAGGAAGTCTCCTATCTCCCTTGGTCTATTTTTTTGATGTCCATAGTATGCCAGATGCGGTCTATTTATTCACCATCATCAAATTTGGACTCATGGGCTTAACAAGCTTCATTAGTCTAAAAGGAATCTTTAGGAATATTTCTCACCCTCATTTACTACTCCTGTCAACTTCCTATGCTCTGATGAGCTTTGCGACCAGTCAGCTAGAGATCAAAACATGGCTAGATGTCTTTATCATTGTTCCTATCATTTTACTCGGTTTGCATCACTTAATGACCAAACAAAGACGAGTCCTCTACTTTATCAGCCTTTCAACTCTCTTTATTCAAAATTACTATTTTGGATATATGGTAGCTATCTTTTTAGCTCTCTGGTACTTAGTTCAACTATCCTGGGATTTTAAACAAAGAATCAAGAGTTTCCTCGATTTTTTCTTTGTATCTTTACTAGCTGGACTGACCAGTATGGTTCTGTTGTTGCCAACTTTTCTTGATTTAAAGACCCATGGTGAGAAGTTGACAAAGGTGTCAACCTTATGGTCTAAAGATGCTTGGTATCTTGATTTCTTCGCTAAAAATTTCATCGGGTCCTTTGATACGACTAAATACGGATCCATTCCTATGATTTATGTAGGATTGATTCCTCTCATCTTTGCCATTCTTTTTTTCTTTATAAAAAGGATCCCGTTTCACGTGAAACTTTGCTATGGATTGCTCCTTAGTATCCTTATAGCTAGTTTTTATATTGAACCTCTAGATTTATTTTGGCAGGGTATGCACGCGCCAAATATGTTTCTCCACCGCTATTCTTTTCTACTCTCTATTGTCATCATCTATATGGCAGCTGAAAGTTTGAGTCGCTTAAGAGAGCTAAGACTCTGGCAGTTTTTACTTTCCTTGTTCCTACTATCTGCTGGATTTGTAGCTACCTTTATTTTTAAACATCACTATGAATTCTTAGGATTGGTCCAATTCACTCTAACATTAGAATTCTTGGTTGCCTATTTCCTCATCTTTCTCACCTTCTTTAAAAAATCTCTACCAAAACATATCTTTTTATTGGCTAGCCTTTTCTTTTCAGTATTTGAAGTAGGACTAAATACCTTTTATCAGGTAGATGGAATTGCTTCAGAATGGGTATTTTCAAGTCGAGATTCCTATGCAAAAAATAGTCAAGATATTGACAAACTTGTCAACTTTGCCAACAAAGAAATTAAAGAATTTTTTCGAACAGAAAAACTGGAGGCACAGACCGGAAATGATAGCATGAAATACAACTATCACGGTATTTCCCAATTTTCTTCTGTCAGAAATACCGCAGCAAGTTCAACACTTGATAAACTAGGTTTTAAATCTTCTGGTACCAATCTGAACCTTCGCTACCAAAATAACAGTATCCTAATGGATAGCTTGTTTGGTATCACTTATAACATATCTGAGCAAAATCCAAATAAATATGGCTTTACACCTATTGAAACAGCTAGTCATCTCACGCTCTTTGAAAATAAAAATTCCCTGCCACTTGCTGTTCTCTCCAATCAAATTTACAAGGATGTCAAGTTTGATAATCTCACATTAGATAATCAAACCAAGTTTCTCAATCAGTTAGCCGGACTTGATTTACAATACTACTATCGCTTAAAACCCACACATTCAGAAAATACAAAAGACATCAATGGACAAATCACTGTTAATCTTGACAAAGCAAAGAATGAGCATGCTGCAAGTGCCAGCTATACGATAAACATCCCTGAAAATAGTCAAGTTTACCTCACCCTAGCTCATCTCACTTTCTCAAATAGTGAGAAAGAATCAGTTGACATCACTGTCAACAACCAAACTATGCATTATTCTCTTAATAATGTCTTTCCTTTCTTTAATATTGGGTATTTTAAAGAAAGAACAACAGCAACCATCAAAATCACCTTTCCAGAAAATGAGAGTGTCTCTTTTAATACCCCTGAATTTTACCGTATCAATACCGAACATTTCCAAGAAGCAATAGATACTATAAAAGAGCAAGATGTCAAGGTGACAACGACTAAAAATACCGTAACAGCCCATTATCAAACCCATAGAGACAGTTCGCTCCTCTTCACCCTTCCTTATGACAAAGGGTGGACCGCAACCCAAGATAGCAAACAACTGCCTATTCAGAAAGCTCAAAAAGGACTGATGAAAGTAGATGTTGCAAAAGGAACTGGAACCGTGGTCCTCCACTTCATCCCTCAAGGTTTTAAAATTGGCAGTATCTGTTTCTGCTCAGGAATTCTCCTCTTTGTCATCTATAACAAATGGAAAAACAAACGATATTATAAACAATAA
- a CDS encoding IS30 family transposase, which produces MSTTDCTTKRSYTHLTAGQRGKIQAWLSDGHSMAEIARRIGVHRSSISREIKRGSVQQVKKVNGKLVYFQDYFDETAQNLAEKRREVVYCLKLEKVSESFLTAFTEAMLAKPRIHSVDTFIHAYKQDNPDELVPSTKTMYTYIHQGLLAVKPIDLPRAVRLKPKVKKRTSTKKHLGTSIEERPEEINNRSEFGHWEIDSVLGLKTAGEPSILTLVERKTRYAITVYLAGKKAEFVNEAVSQLLKDYPIKSITADNGAEFATLSQLEGVQVYYAHAYSSHERGTNENFNGLLREFIPKGKSLKFITAESLATATSAINQRPRRLLGYQSAKTLLGLAQAA; this is translated from the coding sequence ATGTCCACTACTGATTGTACCACAAAACGTTCTTATACGCATCTGACAGCTGGTCAGAGAGGGAAAATTCAGGCTTGGTTGTCTGATGGTCATTCCATGGCTGAGATTGCTCGTAGAATAGGTGTTCACCGTTCCAGCATCTCACGCGAGATTAAGCGTGGCTCTGTCCAGCAAGTCAAGAAAGTCAATGGTAAACTCGTTTATTTTCAGGACTATTTCGATGAGACAGCCCAAAATCTGGCTGAAAAGAGGCGGGAGGTTGTTTACTGTCTGAAACTTGAAAAGGTCTCAGAGTCTTTCCTAACCGCCTTTACGGAGGCCATGTTGGCTAAGCCAAGAATTCATAGTGTCGATACCTTTATTCATGCCTATAAGCAGGACAATCCTGATGAGCTAGTTCCCAGCACTAAAACCATGTACACCTATATTCATCAAGGATTACTGGCAGTTAAGCCTATTGACTTACCTCGTGCCGTGCGACTAAAACCAAAGGTCAAGAAGCGTACATCAACTAAGAAGCATTTGGGGACTTCCATTGAGGAACGCCCAGAAGAAATCAATAATCGTTCTGAGTTTGGACATTGGGAGATTGACTCTGTCCTTGGATTGAAAACAGCTGGAGAGCCATCTATCCTGACCCTGGTTGAACGCAAGACACGCTACGCGATCACCGTCTATCTGGCTGGGAAGAAGGCGGAGTTTGTGAACGAAGCCGTGTCTCAACTCCTTAAGGATTACCCCATCAAATCCATCACAGCGGATAACGGGGCGGAGTTTGCGACTCTGAGTCAATTAGAAGGGGTTCAGGTGTACTATGCTCATGCCTATTCCTCACACGAACGAGGCACCAATGAGAACTTTAACGGCTTGCTTAGGGAGTTTATCCCAAAAGGTAAATCGCTCAAATTCATCACAGCTGAGAGCTTAGCTACGGCTACCTCAGCCATCAACCAGAGACCAAGAAGATTATTAGGCTATCAGTCTGCCAAAACCCTGCTTGGGCTAGCCCAAGCAGCCTAA
- the comE gene encoding competence system response regulator transcription factor ComE, with amino-acid sequence MKVLVLEDELTHQVRMESTLAEIAKEMGFAIKVTTTGKINEFKDYVEHEEVNQLYFLDIDIKGEETKGLDIARFIRKHNPYAIIVFVTTKSEFATLTFKYKVSALDFIDKNLSNDTFKERIKSAIEYTKSTLLENHDMVDYFEYSYRGGEVRIPYQDILYIETTGASHKLRIVGKNFFKEFYGTISDIQEKDEKTRRFFLSHKSYLANIGNIQGYDKKTKEIIFYENHRCPVTRMKVGKLKTLLEEK; translated from the coding sequence ATGAAAGTTTTAGTATTAGAAGACGAATTGACACATCAAGTGCGTATGGAGAGTACGTTAGCTGAGATTGCAAAAGAGATGGGATTTGCTATTAAAGTGACGACTACTGGGAAAATCAATGAATTTAAGGATTATGTGGAACATGAAGAAGTCAATCAACTCTATTTCCTGGATATTGATATCAAAGGAGAAGAGACAAAAGGGTTAGATATTGCTCGCTTTATACGCAAGCACAATCCTTATGCCATCATTGTTTTTGTGACTACAAAGTCAGAATTTGCAACTTTAACCTTTAAATACAAGGTATCAGCTCTTGATTTTATTGATAAGAATTTGAGCAATGATACCTTTAAAGAGCGCATTAAAAGTGCGATTGAATATACTAAATCAACCTTACTTGAAAACCATGATATGGTTGATTATTTTGAATATAGCTACCGTGGAGGGGAAGTGAGAATTCCTTATCAGGATATTCTTTACATTGAGACAACTGGAGCTTCTCATAAATTGCGAATTGTCGGTAAAAATTTCTTTAAGGAATTTTATGGGACGATTTCAGATATTCAAGAAAAAGATGAAAAAACACGTCGTTTCTTCTTGAGCCATAAGTCTTATCTAGCCAATATTGGAAATATTCAAGGATACGATAAGAAGACGAAAGAAATTATTTTTTATGAAAATCATCGCTGTCCAGTCACTCGCATGAAAGTTGGAAAATTGAAGACTTTATTGGAAGAAAAATAA
- a CDS encoding GHKL domain-containing protein, with product MDIFLSWLLIFSDTLVLGIIYKRICKEKKLNLPFTFLCFDFLFMKNVVSVFGTLVWYTFYFIEPIFIYVYLRKYEKDTRLIAAFLTMMVYQAALTSQTFFSVIISSVIGDDFVDKYYYFYFIAIDLLSLVAVLKAIDYFDINIYKFLEPYFREYLKKITFLLIGVHVFLNISHWISNFTSLNSFSSMIATICFLAFGATFLYLNSIREQFEKEVELEQKKKEQLQLQQYTDEIVDLYNEIKGFRHDYGGMLVSFQSAIKSQDMSEVERIYQDVLVKANEKLSSDKYTSFDLNNVGDSALKSMLTQTLFKAREHQINLTFEIKDYVGALPIQLLDLVRMTSILLNNAVEGAAESLAKTLNVSLVDLEGEVILVIQNSRKDRKLKLGSVYQRNFSTKGEGRGTGLTTVKEMIDQYEGLVLDTEITKEHFTQVLRIRKVYQL from the coding sequence ATGGATATATTTTTGTCCTGGTTGCTTATTTTTAGTGATACTTTAGTATTAGGAATAATTTACAAAAGAATCTGTAAAGAGAAGAAACTCAATCTTCCCTTTACTTTTCTATGTTTTGACTTCCTTTTCATGAAGAATGTTGTAAGTGTTTTTGGAACACTTGTTTGGTATACATTTTATTTTATAGAACCTATATTTATTTATGTTTATTTGCGTAAGTATGAGAAGGATACTCGTTTAATAGCTGCTTTTTTAACCATGATGGTCTATCAAGCAGCTTTGACTTCACAAACTTTTTTTTCAGTTATTATATCATCCGTTATTGGCGATGATTTTGTAGATAAGTATTATTATTTTTATTTTATAGCAATTGATTTGCTATCTTTGGTAGCTGTTTTAAAAGCGATTGATTATTTTGATATTAATATTTATAAGTTTTTAGAACCCTATTTTAGAGAGTATTTAAAAAAAATAACATTTCTTTTAATTGGGGTTCACGTTTTTCTAAATATTTCTCATTGGATTAGTAATTTTACAAGTTTGAATAGTTTCTCAAGTATGATAGCGACAATTTGTTTTTTAGCATTTGGTGCAACTTTTCTCTACTTAAATTCTATTCGTGAACAATTTGAAAAAGAAGTAGAATTGGAGCAAAAAAAGAAAGAACAGCTCCAATTACAGCAATATACGGATGAAATTGTTGACTTATATAATGAAATCAAGGGCTTCCGTCATGATTATGGTGGCATGTTAGTTAGTTTTCAGTCGGCTATCAAAAGTCAAGATATGTCAGAAGTAGAGCGTATTTATCAAGATGTTTTGGTAAAAGCTAATGAGAAGCTCAGTTCTGATAAATATACGTCTTTTGATTTGAATAATGTCGGAGATTCTGCTTTGAAAAGTATGCTTACACAGACCTTATTTAAGGCGCGTGAACATCAGATTAATCTGACATTTGAGATTAAAGATTATGTTGGCGCCTTGCCGATCCAGCTCCTTGATTTGGTCCGTATGACTAGCATTTTACTAAATAATGCAGTGGAAGGCGCAGCAGAGAGTCTTGCTAAGACCTTGAATGTATCCCTAGTGGATTTAGAAGGAGAAGTGATTTTAGTCATTCAAAATTCTCGAAAAGATAGAAAGTTGAAACTAGGCTCTGTCTATCAACGTAATTTTTCAACCAAAGGAGAAGGTCGTGGGACTGGATTAACAACTGTTAAGGAAATGATTGACCAATACGAAGGATTGGTTTTAGATACAGAAATTACAAAAGAACATTTTACACAAGTATTGAGAATTAGAAAGGTTTACCAATTATGA
- the rlmH gene encoding 23S rRNA (pseudouridine(1915)-N(3))-methyltransferase RlmH yields the protein MKIKLVTVGKLKEKYLKDGISEYAKRMGRFAKWEMVELTDEKTPDKASPAENQQILQKEGERILGKIQDREFVIALAIEGKNYSSEEFSSLLADTSLRGFSDITFVIGGSLGLDDRVKKRAQLLLSFGKMTLPHQLMRLVLVEQIYRAFMIQQGGPYHK from the coding sequence ATGAAAATTAAACTTGTAACTGTGGGAAAATTAAAAGAAAAATATCTCAAAGATGGAATTTCTGAGTATGCCAAACGTATGGGACGATTCGCCAAGTGGGAAATGGTTGAATTGACAGATGAAAAAACACCAGATAAGGCTAGTCCAGCAGAAAATCAGCAAATTCTCCAAAAAGAAGGAGAGCGTATTTTAGGAAAAATCCAAGATCGTGAATTTGTTATTGCTTTGGCTATTGAGGGCAAGAATTACTCTTCTGAAGAATTTAGTAGCCTTTTAGCAGATACTTCACTTCGCGGTTTTTCAGATATCACCTTTGTGATTGGAGGAAGTCTAGGTTTGGATGATCGCGTGAAAAAACGAGCACAATTGCTACTTAGCTTTGGAAAAATGACGCTCCCTCATCAACTCATGCGGCTGGTCCTGGTTGAGCAAATCTATCGTGCTTTTATGATTCAGCAAGGCGGTCCTTACCATAAGTGA
- a CDS encoding S1C family serine protease: MKHSSNFFKKIMQLFTVLLVGFIGGVSGTYLMNNLPKQTTTTTKNGIKTVTTNYKNKTSTSEAVDKVKNAVVSVITYAETGNQGFLFGNDNNDSSEQVASEGSGVIYKKEGKYAYLVTNTHVINGASKVDIRLADGKKVAGEIVGTDVYSDISVVRISSKDVNTIAEFGNSDHLTVGETAIAIGSPLGSDYANTVTQGIVSSLNRTVSLRAENGQAISTQAIQTDTAINPGNSGGPLINIEGQVIGINSSKIATDGQNSVEGLGFAIPANDVQNIIKQLEENGSVIRPALGIQMIDMSNITSSDLARLNLPDKIRNGVIVRSTQAGMPAEGKLEKYDVITKIDDQEVSSITDLQSALYKHSIGDDITITLYRDGKEKTVSIKLTKSTQDLS, from the coding sequence ATGAAACATTCTTCAAATTTCTTCAAAAAAATCATGCAACTATTTACAGTCTTGCTCGTAGGATTTATCGGAGGGGTCAGTGGGACTTATCTCATGAACAATCTCCCTAAACAAACAACGACCACGACCAAAAATGGTATTAAAACAGTGACCACTAACTACAAAAATAAGACCTCAACATCTGAAGCAGTCGATAAGGTCAAAAATGCAGTGGTATCCGTCATCACCTATGCTGAGACAGGTAATCAAGGATTTCTTTTTGGTAATGATAACAATGATTCTAGCGAACAAGTTGCTAGTGAAGGATCTGGAGTGATCTACAAAAAAGAAGGAAAATATGCCTATCTAGTCACGAATACACACGTTATCAATGGAGCTTCTAAAGTCGATATTCGCCTAGCCGATGGTAAAAAAGTCGCTGGAGAAATTGTTGGTACAGATGTCTATTCAGATATTTCTGTCGTTCGCATCAGCTCAAAAGATGTCAATACTATCGCTGAATTTGGAAATTCTGATCATTTAACCGTTGGTGAAACAGCTATCGCTATCGGTAGCCCTCTTGGATCTGACTATGCAAATACCGTTACCCAAGGAATTGTCTCTAGCTTAAATCGGACTGTATCCTTAAGAGCAGAAAATGGTCAAGCAATTTCAACACAAGCCATCCAAACCGACACAGCTATCAACCCAGGAAATTCTGGAGGTCCGCTCATCAATATAGAAGGACAAGTCATCGGTATCAACTCAAGTAAAATTGCAACTGATGGACAAAATTCTGTCGAAGGACTTGGTTTTGCTATTCCAGCAAATGACGTACAAAACATCATCAAACAACTAGAAGAAAATGGTAGTGTGATCCGTCCTGCACTCGGTATTCAAATGATTGATATGAGTAATATTACTAGCTCTGACCTCGCTCGTCTCAACTTGCCTGACAAAATAAGAAATGGAGTTATCGTTCGTTCTACCCAAGCAGGTATGCCAGCAGAAGGAAAACTAGAAAAATACGATGTCATTACAAAAATTGACGACCAAGAAGTCTCTTCTATTACAGATTTACAGTCAGCACTTTACAAACACAGTATAGGAGATGACATTACGATTACCCTTTACCGAGATGGAAAAGAAAAGACTGTCTCCATTAAATTGACCAAGTCAACACAAGATTTATCTTAA
- a CDS encoding ParB/RepB/Spo0J family partition protein has product MEHYQQIPLDDIQVNPYQPRKEFDSEKLKELAQSIAENGLIQPIIVRKSSIIGYELLAGERRFRAAKLAGLTKIAAIVKELSDDEMMKQAIIENLQRENLNPIEEAKSYQHLIDKGLTHQEIAASMGKSRPYITNILRLLVLPEDIKKAVEDGKISQAHARILIPLSKGEQERWFQIILEQDVSVRWLEKAIQGTKGEKQKRSKSIFLKEEEDALRKKLGLDIKINIRNHKQQSGTISISFDNPDEYQRIINSLK; this is encoded by the coding sequence ATGGAACACTATCAACAAATTCCTTTGGATGATATTCAAGTCAATCCCTATCAACCTCGTAAAGAGTTTGATTCAGAAAAATTAAAAGAACTGGCTCAATCCATTGCTGAGAACGGCTTAATTCAGCCAATTATTGTGCGGAAATCATCCATCATTGGATATGAATTGCTGGCTGGAGAACGGCGATTTCGAGCTGCAAAATTAGCTGGATTGACAAAGATTGCAGCTATTGTCAAGGAATTGAGCGATGATGAAATGATGAAGCAAGCAATCATCGAAAATTTACAACGCGAAAATCTCAATCCTATTGAAGAAGCAAAGTCCTATCAACATTTAATTGACAAGGGATTGACACATCAAGAAATAGCAGCGAGTATGGGAAAATCTCGTCCCTATATCACCAATATCCTGCGTTTACTGGTACTGCCTGAGGACATCAAAAAAGCGGTAGAAGATGGAAAGATTTCACAAGCACACGCGCGCATTCTCATCCCTCTATCAAAAGGAGAACAAGAACGCTGGTTTCAGATTATTTTAGAACAAGACGTTTCCGTGAGATGGCTAGAAAAAGCTATCCAAGGAACAAAAGGAGAAAAACAAAAACGATCAAAATCAATCTTTCTAAAAGAAGAAGAAGATGCCCTGAGAAAAAAATTAGGACTTGATATCAAGATCAACATTCGCAATCATAAACAACAAAGCGGAACCATTTCAATCTCCTTTGACAATCCAGATGAATACCAAAGAATTATCAACAGTCTCAAATGA
- the dnaA gene encoding chromosomal replication initiator protein DnaA codes for MTKEEEFWQRVLLLAKEKINPATYSFFVAEAGAKLLNITAGQASIFLDSPVKELFWTQNLADVIITSGFEIFNQEITAHYVFSDEEFSEDKELTAIEVASLAASYQAEKLPPIKTGLKEKYTFDNFVQGDGNIWAKAAALAVSENLATTYNPLFLYGGPGLGKTHLLNAIGNQILENIPDARVKYIPAETFINDFLDHLRLGEMDKFKQTYRNLDLLLIDDIQSLGGKKVSTQEEFFNTFNSLHGDNKQIVLTSDRSPDHLDNLEERLVTRFKWGLTQNITPPDFETRVAILLNKTEKMPYIFPNDTLEYLAGQFDSNVRDLEGALNDISLIAKVHQLKEITIDVAAEAIRARKQDASQILIIPIEKIQTEVGNFYGVSVKEMKGSRRIQNIVQARQVAMYLAREMTDNSLPKIGREFGGKDHTTVMHAYDKVKKRLDTDDNLRLEIESIKNKIK; via the coding sequence ATGACAAAAGAAGAAGAATTTTGGCAACGAGTATTACTACTTGCCAAAGAGAAAATAAATCCTGCCACTTATAGCTTTTTTGTGGCTGAGGCTGGCGCAAAGTTGCTCAATATTACAGCTGGACAAGCATCTATTTTTCTGGATAGTCCTGTAAAAGAGCTCTTTTGGACGCAAAATCTAGCAGATGTCATCATTACATCCGGTTTTGAAATCTTTAATCAAGAAATCACGGCTCATTACGTCTTTAGTGATGAGGAATTTTCCGAAGATAAAGAACTGACTGCTATTGAAGTGGCAAGTCTAGCTGCTTCCTATCAAGCCGAAAAACTCCCACCAATCAAGACAGGGCTCAAGGAAAAATATACCTTTGACAACTTTGTCCAAGGAGATGGAAATATCTGGGCTAAAGCTGCAGCATTGGCTGTATCTGAAAATCTTGCAACTACATACAATCCTCTCTTTCTCTATGGAGGACCGGGGCTTGGAAAAACGCATCTGCTCAACGCCATTGGCAATCAAATCCTTGAAAATATCCCTGATGCCCGTGTCAAGTATATTCCAGCTGAAACCTTTATCAATGACTTTTTGGATCATTTACGTCTAGGAGAGATGGATAAATTCAAGCAGACCTATCGGAATCTTGACCTCCTTTTAATCGATGATATTCAATCCCTCGGTGGAAAAAAAGTGTCCACGCAGGAAGAATTTTTCAATACCTTTAATAGTCTTCATGGAGACAATAAGCAAATTGTGTTAACCAGCGACCGAAGTCCTGATCATCTGGATAATCTGGAAGAACGCTTGGTCACTCGCTTTAAATGGGGTTTAACACAAAATATCACCCCACCGGATTTTGAAACACGTGTGGCTATTTTGCTCAATAAAACTGAAAAAATGCCCTATATTTTCCCAAATGATACCTTAGAATACTTAGCTGGTCAATTTGACTCCAATGTTCGCGACTTGGAAGGTGCTTTAAATGACATTAGCTTAATCGCCAAAGTCCATCAGCTAAAGGAAATCACGATTGATGTCGCAGCTGAAGCTATCAGAGCAAGAAAGCAAGATGCTAGCCAGATTCTCATCATTCCAATCGAGAAGATTCAAACAGAAGTTGGGAATTTCTATGGTGTTAGTGTCAAGGAAATGAAAGGCAGCAGACGGATTCAAAATATTGTCCAAGCTCGCCAAGTAGCCATGTATCTAGCGCGTGAGATGACAGACAATAGCCTTCCCAAAATTGGACGAGAATTTGGCGGAAAAGACCATACCACTGTCATGCATGCCTATGACAAGGTCAAAAAACGATTGGATACAGATGATAATCTGCGCCTCGAAATTGAAAGTATCAAAAATAAAATCAAGTAG
- the dnaN gene encoding DNA polymerase III subunit beta: protein MIHFSINKNLFLQALSITKRAISHKNAIPVLSTIKIDVSNEGITLIGSNGQISIENFISVKNENAGLLINSLGSILLEASFFINIVSSLPDVTLDFKEIEQKQVVLVSGKSEITLKGKDADQYPRIQEVTASNPLVLETKALKQVINETAFAASTQESRPILTGVHFVLTENKELKSVATDSHRMSQKKITLEKTGDNFDVVIPSRSLREFSAVFTDDIETVEIFFANNQLLFRSENISFYTRLLEGNYPDTDRLIPTEFTNVVTFTTNKLRQSMERARLLSNATQNGTVKLEIENGVVRAHVHSPEVGRVDEEIDTVRSSGEDLSISFNPTYLIESLKAIDSEEVTISFISAVRPFTLVPGDDSDNFIQLITPVRTN, encoded by the coding sequence ATGATTCATTTTTCAATCAATAAAAATTTATTTTTACAAGCTTTATCAATCACTAAACGAGCAATTAGTCATAAAAATGCTATTCCTGTTTTATCAACTATAAAAATTGATGTTAGCAATGAAGGAATTACCCTAATTGGCTCAAATGGACAAATTTCCATTGAAAACTTTATTTCTGTTAAAAATGAAAATGCAGGTCTTCTCATCAATTCTCTAGGTTCTATTCTTTTAGAAGCTAGCTTTTTCATCAATATTGTTTCTAGTCTGCCAGATGTAACTTTAGATTTTAAAGAAATCGAACAAAAGCAAGTTGTTCTTGTAAGTGGTAAATCAGAAATTACCCTAAAAGGAAAAGATGCAGATCAATATCCTCGAATTCAAGAAGTTACAGCCAGCAATCCTTTGGTGCTTGAGACAAAAGCTCTTAAGCAAGTCATCAATGAAACTGCCTTTGCGGCAAGTACGCAAGAAAGTCGTCCAATTTTGACAGGGGTTCACTTTGTATTAACAGAGAATAAAGAATTGAAATCCGTAGCGACAGATTCTCATCGGATGAGTCAAAAGAAAATAACATTGGAGAAAACAGGAGATAATTTTGACGTTGTGATCCCTAGTCGCTCTCTGCGCGAATTTTCAGCTGTTTTTACGGACGATATTGAAACAGTCGAGATTTTCTTTGCCAACAATCAATTGCTCTTTAGAAGCGAAAATATTAGCTTCTATACACGTCTGTTGGAAGGAAATTATCCAGATACTGATCGCTTGATTCCAACTGAATTTACTAACGTCGTAACGTTTACAACCAACAAACTCCGTCAATCTATGGAACGTGCGCGCTTGTTGTCTAATGCTACTCAAAATGGAACTGTTAAATTGGAAATTGAAAATGGTGTGGTTCGTGCCCATGTTCACTCTCCAGAAGTCGGACGAGTGGATGAAGAGATCGATACTGTTCGCTCATCTGGTGAGGATCTATCTATCAGTTTTAATCCGACTTATCTGATTGAATCCTTAAAAGCAATTGATAGCGAAGAAGTGACTATTAGCTTTATTTCTGCCGTACGTCCCTTTACTCTGGTTCCCGGAGATGATAGTGACAACTTTATCCAATTGATTACCCCAGTGAGAACAAACTAA